A window from Streptomyces sp. NBC_00299 encodes these proteins:
- a CDS encoding SRPBCC family protein has translation MAQVEATTERVVAADAEKVFDALADYSGTRQKLLPGHFSEYEVREGGDGEGTLVHWKLQATSKRVRDCLLEVSEPTDGELVEKDRNSSMVTTWRVTPAGEGKSLVVVTTTWQGAGGIGGFFEKTFAPKGLGRIYDELLAKLATEVEK, from the coding sequence GGACGCGGAGAAGGTGTTCGACGCCCTCGCCGACTACAGCGGCACGCGGCAGAAGCTGCTGCCCGGGCACTTCAGCGAATACGAGGTGCGTGAGGGCGGCGACGGCGAGGGCACCCTCGTCCACTGGAAGCTCCAGGCCACCAGCAAGCGCGTGCGCGACTGCCTCCTGGAGGTCAGCGAGCCGACCGACGGCGAGCTCGTGGAGAAGGACCGCAACTCCTCCATGGTCACCACCTGGCGGGTCACCCCGGCCGGTGAGGGCAAGTCCCTCGTCGTCGTCACCACCACCTGGCAGGGCGCCGGCGGTATCGGAGGCTTCTTCGAGAAGACCTTCGCGCCCAAGGGTCTCGGCCGGATCTACGACGAGCTGCTCGCCAAGCTCGCGACCGAGGTCGAGAAGTAA